The following coding sequences lie in one Xylocopa sonorina isolate GNS202 chromosome 7, iyXylSono1_principal, whole genome shotgun sequence genomic window:
- the LOC143425527 gene encoding uncharacterized protein LOC143425527: protein MQDICENIRTAIEHGRTDIIRSLLDACENGNTAEGITKEKILNQPLLQEGTFLSYASKANQPDIVRTLLSCGANPAVQNTNGHNAVDVASSDIIRRTYIEELLRATAASEVDRVLQLLDAGLNVNSWDSHGSKNTPLHWAACYGNKDIVICLIDRGADVNAVNGCGATPLHDAVNRGDVAICQELLQAGANPLVRATKGTFAGKTPYDLSRGKQSLHCFLQRFLSNFVSNESETMHSPTATFADGNFCQKSISSNMSQLSIDSSKSLDPVYDVPLRESGKESPAKSTEKDGIYSLLWPQPKTVIELKNFSSPFIAGKELFISIIQGSESIHRILDVWEISRTYLLELGYDVKIGEVNPSSGKLLNDNKIECIVNKNLFNTPEGYQLHISQNLIKVNAGSLAGLHYAVCTFVQILRLSKNHNRSEACEIEPVFIKDEPRFKHRGILLDISPRGRIPTLEYLLHMIDLWSSFKISYLHLYSRLTPNCDWQLCYSKSEMVTLDRYCRDRHLDLVPTLDVDSNVSQHHLPQMWPIFQELLAVFPSLSYVHVGPRLANLLVQADNFDLNLSVNETIETDMSEVFKSYSCLQELWHILNLSPTTTLLLCSNGLHSKAEFHNVPSNIILVEYGFQADYDFSEWTETFRIAGGNVLPSSGTASYNSLAGCPASTHANTKNAIKTSFDQDSVGIVIAHWSGSHHLTPHPFAWIGYLIAAGLTWNPTTEIDMGIDDNYEGSEVFASRQKCITKLLDIHVFQDSEYKIGNAILELGRLDTLVLTLSKNQGTKDLQQIPDNRGSTLYRLLTDPDNVNLEYLSADLFAKVTKQVKRISHSLYESNLSSKFASMEIQELQLTADLMLTACKIGRTLIGVGVNPNSNMGLAVINLGICNLPPTFRTDVANKMLAHIEQYKGSWLQRHLPQGLQSSLLVLTSALHRFVPET from the exons ATGCAAGACATTTGCGAAAACATTCGTACAGCTATCGAACATGGACGTACCGATATAATTAGATCCCTTTTAGATGCAT GTGAAAATGGTAATACAGCTGAAGGTATAACAAAAGAAAAGATTCTAAATCAACCACTGTTGCAAGAAGGTACTTTTCTCTCATATGCTTCGAAG GCAAATCAACCAGATATAGTACGAACGCTATTAAGTTGTGGAGCAAATCCAGCTGTTCAGAACACCAACGGTCATAATGCTGTAGATGTTGCTTCGAGTGATATAATACGTCGTACTTATATTGAAGAATTACTAAGAGCAACTGCTGCATCCGA GGTAGACAGAGTATTGCAGTTGTTAGATGCTGGATTGAATGTAAATTCATGGGATTCTCATGGTAGTAAAAATACACCCTTGCATTGGGCAGCTTGTTATGGAAACAAAGACATTGTTATCTGCTTAATTG ACAGAGGGGCAGATGTGAATGCTGTTAATGGCTGTGGTGCTACACCATTACATGATGCAGTAAATCGTGGTGATGTTGCTATTTGTCAAGAACTGTTACAAGCAGGTGCCAATCCTCTTGTACGAGCAACCAAAGG AACTTTCGCAGGAAAAACTCCATATGACCTTTCTAGAGGAAAACAATCCTTGCACTGTTTTCTTCAAAGATTTCTATCAAACTTTGTATCGAACGAGAGTGAAACAATGCATAGTCCAACAGCGACGTTTGCGGACGGGAATTTCTGTCAGAAAAGTATTTCAAGTAACATGAGTCAACTTTCTATTGATTCTAGTAAATCATTAGATCCAGTATACGATGTGCCGTTGCGTGAATCTGGCAAAGAAAGTCCCGCTAAAAGTACAGAGAAAGATGGAATTTATAGTTTACTGTGGCCACAACCAAAAACTGTTattgaattaaaaaatttttctTCACCTTTCATTGCTGGGAAAGAACTTTTTATATCCATAATACAG GGTAGCGAGTCTATACACAGAATATTAGATGTTTGGGAAATTAGCAGGACTTATTTACTAGAGTTAGGTTACGATGTGAAAATCGGTGAAGTCAACCCTAGCTCTGGCAAATTACTTAACGATAACAAAATTGAATGTATAGTAAATAAAAACCTGTTTAATACACCTGAAGGATACCAATTGCATATATCACAAAATCTTATTAAAGTTAATGCTGGAAGTTTAGCTGGACTACATTATGCAGTTTGTACTTTTGTACAAATTTTACGATTAAGCAAAAATCACAATAGATCAGAAGCATGTGAAATTGAGCCCGTTTTTATAAAAGATGAACCGAGATTTAAACATCGTGGTATATTGTTAGATATTTCACCTCGAGGACGTATACCCACGTTAGAATATTTACTGCATATGATCGACTTATGGTCATCATTTAAAATATCTTACTTGCATTTGTATTCAAGGCTTACTCCGAATTGCGATTGGCAATTATGTTATTCAAAATCAGAAATGGTTACACTTGATCGTTATTGCAG AGATCGACATTTGGATCTAGTACCGACTTTGGATGTTGATTCTAACGTAAGTCAGCATCATCTGCCACAAATGTGGCCTATATTCCAAGAATTATTAGCAGTATTTCCAAGTCTAAGTTATGTTCACGTTGGACCTAGATTGGCTAATTTGCTTGTTCAAGCGGATAACTTCGACTTGAATTTATCAGTTAACGAGACTATAGAAACAGATATGTCAGAAGTGTTTAAATCATATTCTTGTCTCCAAGAACTTTGGCATATTTTAAATTTAAGTCCaactacaactttattgctctgCTCAAATGGATTACATTCCAAAGCAGAATTCCATAATGTACCCAGCAACATTATTCTTGTTGAATATGGCTTCCAG GCTGATTATGATTTTTCTGAATGGACAGAGACATTTAGAATAGCAGGTGGTAATGTGTTACCTAGTTCTGGAACAGCTAGTTACAATAGTTTGGCAGGATGTCCAGCTTCAACACATGCAAATACAAAGAATGCAATAAAAACATCTTTTGATCAAGATTCAGTAGGGATCGTTATAGCTCATTGGTCCGGGAGTCATCATCTTACTCCACATCCTTTTGCATGGATTGGATACTTAATAGCTGCAGGATTAACATGGAATCCAACTACTGAAATAGATATGGGTATTGATGATAATTATGAAGGATCTGAAGTATTTGCATCAAG ACAAAAATGTATCACGAAACTATTGGATATTCACGTTTTCCAAGATTCAGAATATAAAATTGGCAATGCTATATTAGAATTGGGGCGTTTAGATACTTTGGTACTTACATTGAGTAAGAATCAAGGGACGAAGGATTTACAACAAATTCCTGATAATCGAGGATCGACATTATACAGATTATTAACTGATCCAGATAATGTAAATTTAGAGTACCTTTCAGCCGATTTATTTGCG AAAGTAACGAAACAGGTGAAGCGTATTTCGCATTCGTTGTATGAAAGTAATTTGTCGTCAAAATTTGCATCGATGGAAATACAGGAACTTCAATTGACCGCTGATTTAATGTTGACGGCGTGTAAAATTGGCAGAACATTGATTGGAGTTGGTGTTAATCCTAATAGTAACATGGGTCTTGCAGTGATCAATCTAGGAATATGCAATCTTCCACCTACATTTAGAACTGATGTAGCAAATAAAATGTTGGCTCATATAGAGCAGTATAAAGGTTCATGGCTACAAAGGCATTTACCTCAGGGTCTTCAAAGCTCTCTACTAGTCTTGACTAGTGCTTTACATAGGTTTGTGCCAGAAACATAA
- the LOC143425552 gene encoding protein FAM177A1 gives MDSERNNPCELSEVILTENEESSTQDKSLKRPKRILHFSDGDYEEYSEDETDIPNTSKTVNQVDPKTLNWIPWAWHRTTSFGNVILDGCDYVGEWLAGFFGITTPKYQFEINEFYRLQALENEMIRKQDLEMGGWNNKNKNNLINTQ, from the exons ATGGATTCAGAGAGAAATAATCCATGCGAATTGTCCGAAGTTATTCTAACTGAAAATGAAGAATCTAGTACGCAA GATAAATCATTAAAACGACCGAAGCGTATATTGCATTTTTCAGATGGCGATTATGAAGAGTATTCAGAAGATGAAACAGATATACCAAATACAAGTAAAACAGTGAATCAAGTAGATCCA AAAACTTTAAATTGGATACCTTGGGCCTGGCATCGAACTACTTCGTTTGGCAATGTGATACTGGATGGGTGTGACTATGTAGGTGAATGGTTAGCTGGCTTTTTTGGTATTACAACGCCCAAGTATCAGTTTGAAATTAACGAATTCTATAGACTTCAGGCACTTGAAAATGAAATGATTCGCAAACAGGATTTAGAGATGGGTGGCTGGaataataaaaacaaaaataatCTTATAAATACGCAATGA